One window from the genome of Cricetulus griseus strain 17A/GY chromosome 2, alternate assembly CriGri-PICRH-1.0, whole genome shotgun sequence encodes:
- the Npr2 gene encoding atrial natriuretic peptide receptor 2 isoform X2: MALPSLLLVVAALAGGVRPPGARNLTLAVVLPEHNLSYAWAWPRVGPAVALAVEALGRALPVDLRFVSSELDGACSEYLAPLRAVDLKLYHDPDLLLGPGCVYPAASVARFASHWHLPLLTAGAVASGFAAKNEHYRTLVRTGPSAPKLGEFVVTLHGHFNWTARAALLYLDARTDDRPHYFTIEGVFEALQGSNLSVQHQVYAREPGGPEQATHFIRANGRIVYICGPLEMLHEILLQAQRENLTNGDYVFFYLDVFGESLRAGPTRATGRPWQDNRTQEQAQALREAFQTVLVITYREPPNPEYQEFQNRLLIRAREDFGVELAPSLMNLIAGCFYDGILLYAQVLNETIQEGGTREDGLRIVEKMQGRRYHGVTGLVVMDKNNDRETDFVLWAMGDLDSGDFQPAAHYSGAEKQIWWTGRPIPWVKGAPPLDNPPCAFDLDDPSCDKTPLSTLAIVALGTGITFIMFGVSSFLIFRKLMLEKELASMLWRIRWEELQFGNSDRYHKGAGSRLTLSLRGSSYGSLMTAHGKYQIFANTGHFKGNVVAIKHVNKKRIELTRQVLFELKHMRDVQFNHLTRFIGACIDPPNICIVTEYCPRGSLQDILENDSINLDWMFRYSLINDLVKGMAFLHNSIIASHGSLKSSNCVVDSRFVLKITDYGLASFRSTAEPDDSHALYAKKLWTAPELLSGNSLPTTGMQKADVYSFAIILQEIALRSGPFYLEGLDLSPKEIVQKVRNGQRPYFRPSIDRTQLNEELVLLMERCWAQDPAERPDFGQIKGFIRRFNKEGGTSILDNLLLRMEQYANNLEKLVEERTQAYLEEKRKAEALLYQILPHSVAEQLKRGETVQAEAFDSVTIYFSDIVGFTALSAESTPMQVVTLLNDLYTCFDAIIDNFDVYKVETIGDAYMVVSGLPGRNGQRHAPEIARMALALLDAVSSFRIRHRPHDQLRLRIGVHTGPVCAGVVGLKMPRYCLFGDTVNTASRMESNGQALKIHVSSTTKDALDELGCFQLELRGDVEMKGKGKMRTYWLLGERKGPPGLL; this comes from the exons ATGGCACTGCCATCACTGTTGCTGGTGGTGGCAGCCCTGGCAGGTGGGGTGCGTCCTCCGGGGGCGCGGAACCTGACGCTGGCGGTGGTGCTGCCAGAACACAACCTGAGCTATGCCTGGGCCTGGCCCCGGGTGGGTCCTGCCGTGGCACTGGCTGTGGAGGCACTGGGCCGGGCATTGCCCGTGGACCTGCGGTTTGTCAGCTCCGAACTAGACGGCGCCTGCTCTGAGTACCTGGCACCACTGCGCGCTGTGGACCTCAAGCTGTACCATGACCCCGACCTTCTGTTGGGCCCCGGTTGTGTGTACCCTGCTGCCTCTGTGGCTCGGTTTGCCTCACACTGGCACCTTCCCCTCCTGACTGCGGGTGCAGTGGCCTCTGGTTTTGCAGCTAAGAATGAGCATTATCGTACCCTGGTTCGCACTGGCCCCTCTGCTCCCAAGCTGGGTGAGTTTGTAGTGACATTGCACGGGCACTTCAATTGGACTGCTCGAGCTGCCTTGCTGTATCTGGATGCTCGAACAGATGACCGGCCCCACTACTTCACCATCGAGGGCGTCTTTGAGGCCCTGCAGGGCAGCAACCTCAGTGTGCAGCACCAGGTGTATGCCCGAGAGCCAGGTGGCCCTGAGCAAGCCACTCACTTCATCAGAGCCAACGGGCGCA TTGTGTATATCTGCGGCCCTCTGGAGATGCTGCACGAGATCCTGCTTCAGGCCCAGAGGGAGAACCTGACCAATGGGGACTATGTCTTCTTTTACCTTGATGTCTTTGGGGAGAGTCTCCGAGCAGGCCCCACACGTGCAACAGGCCGGCCATGGCAGGACAATCGAACTCAGGAACAGGCCCAGGCCCTCAGAGAGGCCTTTCAG ACTGTGTTGGTGATCACATACCGAGAACCCCCAAATCCTGAGTATCAGGAATTCCAGAATCGCCTGCTGATCAGAGCCCGGGAAGACTTTGGTGTGGAGCTGGCCCCATCTCTG ATGAACCTCATTGCTGGCTGTTTCTATGATGGGATCCTGCTATATGCCCAAGTCCTGAATGAGACAATACAGGAAGGAGGCACTCGGGAAGATGGACTTCGAATTGTAGAGAAGATGCAGGGACGAAGATATCATG gtGTAACTGGATTGGTTGTTATGGACAAGAACAATGACCGAGAGACTGATTTTGTACTGTGGGCCATGGGAGACTTGGATTCTGGGGACTTCCAG CCCGCAGCCCACTACTCAGGAGCCGAGAAGCAGATCTGGTGGACAGGCCGGCCTATTCCTTGGGTGAAGGGGGCCCCACCTTTGGACAACCCCCCCTGTGCCTTTGACTTGGACGACCCATCCTGTGATAAAA cTCCACTTTCCACTCTGGCGATTGTGGCCCTGGGCACAGGAATCACCTTCATCATGTTTGGTGTTTCCAGTTTCCTCATTTTCCG AAAactgatgctggagaaggagctggctAGCATGCTGTGGCGCATTCGCTGGGAAGAACTGCAGTTTGGCAACTCAGATCGTTATCATAAAGGTGCAGGCAGCCGCCTAACACTGTCGCTG CGGGGATCCAGTTACGGCTCGCTCATGACAGCCCATGGGAAATACCAGATCTTTGCCAACACCGGTCACTTCAAG GGAAATGTTGTTGCCATCAAACACGTGAATAAGAAGCGCATTGAGCTGACCCGGCAAGTTCTGTTTGAACTCAAACAT atGAGAGATGTTCAGTTCAACCATCTTACTCGCTTCATCGGAGCCTGCATAGACCCTCCCAACATTTGCATTGTCACTGAGTATTGTCCTCGTGGGAGCTTACAA GACATTCTAGAAAATGACAGCATCAATTTGGACTGGATGTTTCGCTATTCACTCATTAATGATCTTGTGAAG GGTATGGCCTTTCTCCACAACAGCATTATTGCATCTCATGGAAGTCTCAAGTCCTCCAACTGTGTGGTGGATAGTCGGTTTGTGCTCAAAATAACAGATTATGGTCTGGCTAGCTTCCGATCAACTGCTGAACCTGATGACAGCCATGCCCTCTATGCCA AGAAGCTGTGGACTGCCCCAGAACTGCTTAGTGGGAACTCCTTGCCAACCACAGGCATGCAGAAGGCAGATGTGTACAGCTTTGCCATCATCCTACAGGAAATAGCACTCCGCAGTGGTCCTTTCTACTTGGAAGGCTTGGATCTCAGTCCCAAAG AGATTGTCCAGAAGGTTCGAAATGGTCAGCGGCCATATTTTCGGCCAAGCATTGACCGGACACAACTGAATGAAGAGTTAGTTTTGCTGATGGAGAGATGTTGGGCCCAGGACCCAGCAGAACGTCCAGACTTTGGGCAGATCAAGGGCTTTATTCGCCGGTTTAACAA GGAGGGTGGCACGAGCATATTGGACAACCTCTTGCTGCGCATGGAACAGTATGCCAATAACCTGGAAAAGCTGGTGGAGGAACGCACACAGGCCTATCTAGAGGAGAAACGCAAAGCTGAGGCTCTGCTGTACCAAATTCTACCCCA TTCTGTGGCAGAGCAGTTAAAACGGGGAGAGACTGTCCAGGCAGAGGCCTTTGACAGTGTCACCATCTACTTCAGTGACATCGTGGGCTTCACAGCACTGTCAGCTGAGAGCACCCCTATGCAG GTGGTGACACTTCTTAATGACCTTTATACCTGCTTTGATGCCATAATCGACAACTTTGATGTCTACAAG GTGGAAACCATTGGGGATGCCTATATGGTGGTATCTGGCCTTCCAGGCCGAAATGGTCAACGCCATGCACCAGAAATTGCTCGCATGGCCCTAGCATTACTAGATGCTGTTTCTTCCTTTCGCATCCGACATCGACCCCATGACCAGCTGAGGTTACGGATAGGCGTCCACACTG GGCCAGTCTGTGCTGGGGTTGTTGGTCTGAAGATGCCCCGGTACTGTCTTTTTGGAGACACAGTGAACACTGCTTCTAGAATGGAGTCTAATGGTCAAG CTCTAAAGATCCATGTCTCCTCGACCACCAAGGATGCCCTGGATGAGTTAGGATGCTTCCAGCTAGAGCTCCGTGGGGACGTGGAGATGAAG ggaaaaggaaaaatgcGAACTTATTGGCTCTTAGGAGAGCGAAAAGGACCTCCCGGACTCCTGTAA
- the Fam221b gene encoding protein FAM221B, with protein sequence MEANEIAEGPQATEDAKRPSLKDPSAEDLKEPTTPEPALELSSSQTTLQPPEYKVLFVTSTSPNQTEAPEGLQESSLSESPSKSYEAKDSSQESLKAQLPESHSKSSQSVTSLEKTTSETPLESPADEIYISKVQKSSLGSSQTDNIPSSSPSPHKISFDEAPQTQVPKYELYPQHPFSGPSTQANVDTSAEQEEAKEDELIAGTSDGTAHAASPESHGSKKKEKRVSGYTSRPVVPAKRADLVKAMHREQFGAQMNNLFQWEKDPALKAIQTGLYIGWRCPHYLWDCFRIGDESKCFCGHLFKEHQIISDLSAPCSVSQCRCLMFCFIPSRPEEVGEFWLKRRSTFDPKAWRAQCRCKHTHEEHAATGAHPCRHHGCCCNCFESNFLCAACDRRWEEHETFFETEETRRRGGRPYGEGTTWDRTMPASVIRRPYRKALPPSLILFRCYIPSPPHIPCLHCLPSPEADYVPFAEMPALRDVILTNSDLEALQRQGVSGQPSSHPRSPALPGPSSLQPGPKPDPHT encoded by the exons ATGGAAGCAAATGAGATCGCAGAAGGTCCTCAGGCCACCGAGGATGCAAAGAGACCCTCCTTAAAGGACCCCTCTGCTGAAGACCTGAAGGAACCCACTACCCCTGAACCTGCCTTGGAGCTTTCCAGCTCACAGACAACTTTACAACCTCCTGAATACAAAGTCCTTTTTGTGACATCTACTTCACCAAATCAGACTGAGGCCCCTGAGGGCCTCCAGGAGTCTTCTCTCTCTGAATCGCCTTCAAAGTCCTATGAGGCTAAGGACTCATCCCAGGAGTCCTTAAAGGCCCAATTACCTGAAAGTCATTCAAAGTCTTCCCAGTCTGTGACCTCTCTAGAAAAAACCACCAGTGAGACCCCTTTGGAGAGCCCTGCAGATGAGATTTATATCTCTAAGGTCCAAAAATCTTCTCTTGGATCCTCACAGACAGACAATATCCCTTCGTCTTCCCCGTCTCCCCATAAGATTTCTTTTGATGAAGCCCCCCAGACCCAGGTCCCCAAATATGAGCTCTACCCACAGCACCCCTTTTCAGGGCCTTCTACCCAGGCCAACGTGGACACATCTGCAGAGCAGGAGGAGGCAAAGGAGGATGAGTTGATAGCGGGGACTAGTGACGGCACTGCTCATGCAGCTTCGCCTGAGTCTCATGGGagcaagaagaaggagaaaagagtcAGTG GTTATACAAGCCGCCCAGTAGTCCCTGCTAAGAGGGCAGATCTGGTAAAGGCAATGCACAGAGAGCAATTTGGTGCTCAAATGAACAATCTTTTCCAATGGGAGAAGGATCCAGCCCTGAAGGCCATCCAGACAG GTCTCTACATTGGCTGGCGCTGCCCCCATTACTTATGGGACTGTTTCCGGATTGGAGATGAGTCCAAGTGCTTTTGTGGACATTTGTTTAAAGAACACCAGATCATCTCAG ATCTGTCAGCACCCTGCAGTGTGAGCCAGTGCAGGTGCCTCATGTTTTGTTTCATCCCATCACGCCCAGAGGAGGTGGGTGAGTTCTGGCTTAAGAGACGGAGCACCTTTGATCCCAAAGCCTGGAGAGCCCAATGTCGTTGTAAACATACTCATGAAGAACATGCAGCCACCGGAGCTCATCCCTGCAGGCACCATG GGTGTTGCTGCAACTGTTTCGAGTCGAATTTCCTCTGTGCAGCCTGTGACCGGCGCTGGGAAGAACATGAGACTTTCTTCGAGACTGAAGAGACCAGGCGAAGAGGAGGGAGACCTTACGGTGAGGGAACAACCTGGGACAGGACCATGCCAGCATCTGTAATCAGAAGGCCATACAGAAAGGCACTCCCACCCTCCCTCATCCTCTTCAGGtgttacatccccagcccaccccACATCCCATGCCTGCACTGCCTTCCATCCCCAGAAGCAGACTATGTGCCTTTTGCAGAGATGCCTGCCCTCCGAGATGTCATCCTCACCAACTCTGACCTTGAGGCCCTCCAGAGGCAGGGTGTCTCTGGCCAGCCCAGTTCCCACCCTAGATCCCCTGCACTCCCTGGCCCAAGCAGCCTCCAGCCTGGCCCTAAACCTGACCCCCATACCTGA
- the Spag8 gene encoding sperm-associated antigen 8 isoform X2, protein MESTEESPARSLEVLPSSEGLESTSEPVFSSSGSPRPGLRGVTAPDRLYAGAHKPCSVPPEHSYDSLFEAPCPKSYQTGHGSFGYQPLYISYIPRNVWATDRTDRSSSPVPGSSYPCGSSGHSSGPALASGSGSGSGPGSGSGSSSTYRPAPGPGPGPGPAPGLGPAPGRGPGPGPCPGPGLAVALPLPLALPMPPGPGPGPGPGPGPGPEPEPEPEPEPGLASAPGPAIPEPRHKVSSAVTQGFINIPRDLFPNGEIWNQYRNYEPYQQPWSPLQIGEPGVRGSWKLPEVESKPEIVCKTLPRGQSLLHNWEEERATNHLDQIPIFQDGSESYFFRHGHQGLLTMQLQSPMSSSTVQKDSYGPPTKAYQPLRGKREAMLEMLLHHQIRKEVQAEQEPSKVLFEAESVTHHDYRAKLVQTGPPAPTKPHDYRQEQPETFWLQRAPPLQGNIRTLDTPFRKKCSFSTPVPLSLGQPLPYDFENSPNQVESMSSIACQEGGQGCGKTRTTPA, encoded by the exons ATGGAGTCTACCGAGGAGTCTCCAGCGCG ATCTTTAGAAGTACTGCCCAGCTCCGAAGGACTAGAGAGCACTTCAGAACCCGTTTTTTCTTCGAGTGGCAGTCCTAGGCCTGGCCTAAGGGGCGTAACTGCCCCAGATAGATTATATGCAGGGGCTCATAAGCCGTGTTCTGTGCCACCAGAGCACTCTTATGACAGTCTTTTCGAGGCTCCCTGCCCTAAATCCTATCAGACAGGCCACGGGAGCTTTGGCTATCAACCCCTCTATATTTCTTACATACCTCGGAATGTCTGGGCCACAGACCGCACAGACCGCAGTTCATCCCCTGTGCCTGGCTCTTCTTATCCTTGCGGTAGCTCTGGTCACAGCTCTGGTCCTGCCTTGGCCTCAGGCTCGGGCTCAGGCTCAGGCCCTGGCTCTGGCTCGGGTTCGAGTTCTACATATAGACCTgcccctggccctggccctggccctggccctgcccctggccttggccctgcccctggccgtggccctggccctggcccttgt CCTGGCCCTGGCCTGGCCGTGGCCCTGCCCTTGCCCTTGGCCCTGCCCATGccccctggccctggccctggccctggccctggccctggccctggccctgagcctgagcctgagcctgagcctgagcctggtCTTGCCTCTGCACCTGGCCCTGCTATCCCTGAACCTAGGCATAAGGTCAGCTCCGCCGTTACTCAAGGGTTCATAAACATCCCACGAGATCTGTTCCCTAATGGTGAAATATGGAATCAGTACCGCAACTATGAGCCATACCAACAACCCTGGTCACCCCTGCAAATCGGAGAACCTGGAGTACGAGGGTCATGGAAACTCCCAGAGGTCGAAAGTAAACCTGAGATTGTCTGTAAAACACTGCCTCGTGGCCAGAGTCTCCTTCACAACTGGGAGGAAGAG AGAGCCACCAACCACCTGGATCAAATCCCAATATTTCAAGATGGTTCTGAGAGTTACTTCTTTCGACACGGACACCAGGGACTGCTGACCATGCAACTTCAATCACCCATGTCGTCTAGCACCGTCCAGAAAGATTCATACGGACCCCCAACAAAAGCCTATCAGCCACTTCGAG GGAAGCGTGAAGCTATGCTGGAGATGCTCCTGCACCACCAGATCCG TAAAGAGGTGCAGGCAGAGCAAGAACCTTCAAAGGTGCTCTTTGAAGCTGAGTCAGTAACACACCATGACTACAGAGCGAAGCTGGTACAAACAGGGCCTCCAGCCCCCACAAAG CCTCATGATTACCGCCAGGAACAGCCTGAAACGTTCTGGCTACAGAGAGCACCACCGCTACAG GGTAACATCAGGACACTGGACACACCGTTCCGGAAGAAGTGCAGCTTCTCAACACCAGTGCCCTTGTCTCTGGGGCAGCCTTTGCCTTATGATTTTGAGAATTCCCCCAACCAAGTGGAGTCAATGTCTTCGATTGCCTGTCAGGAAGGAGGGCAGGGGTGTGGAAAGACAAGGACAACTCCAGCCTAA
- the Hint2 gene encoding histidine triad nucleotide-binding protein 2, mitochondrial, whose amino-acid sequence MAAAVLLAVGLHTARRTVAAAWPRGAQVRGNAGVTDGGEVAKAQKAAPGGAAPTIFSRILDRSLPADILYEDQQCLVFRDVAPQAPVHFLVIPKKPIPRISQAEEEDQQLLGHLLLVAKKIAKAEGLKDGYRLVVNDGKMGAQSVYHLHIHVLGGRQLQWPPG is encoded by the exons ATGGCTGCTGCCGTGCTGCTGGCAGTGGGTTTGCACACCGCGCGCAGAACCGTGGCGGCCGCGTGGCCCCGGGGGGCGCAG GTCCGGGGAAATGCAGGTGTGACTGACGGGGGTGAAGTGGCCAAGGCCCAGAAAGCAGCTCCTGGAGGGGCAGCGCCAACCATCTTCTCCCGGATTTTGGACCGAAGCCTCCCAGCTGACATTCTATATGAAGACCAGCAG TGTCTAGTGTTCCGTGATGTGGCCCCTCAGGCTCCTGTGCATTTTCTGGTCATTCCTAAGAAGCCCATTCCTCGAATTAGCCAGGCTGAAGAAGAAGACCAGCAG CTTCTAGGACACTTACTCCTTGTGGCCAAGAAGATAGCAAAGGCTGAGGGTCTGAAAGATGGGTATCGGCTTG TGGTCAATGATGGGAAGATGGGCGCACAGTCCGTGTATCACCTGCATATTCACGTACTTGGAGGCCGACAGCTGCAGTGGCCGCCTGGCTAA